A region from the Camelus ferus isolate YT-003-E chromosome 1, BCGSAC_Cfer_1.0, whole genome shotgun sequence genome encodes:
- the LOC102514760 gene encoding keratin-associated protein 10-12-like isoform X2 yields MAAPALSTCSGDLSYGSRVCLPGPCDSCTGSSWQVDDCPESCCEPPCCAPAPCLSLLCAPASCEPCPCPSACTSSCTALCCPQSSCQPSCCTSSPCQQDCCEPVCCRPVCCRPVCCEPTPCPSSCCRPSSCVSLLCRPRCSRPTCCVPDSA; encoded by the exons ATGGCCGCGCCCGCCCTGTCCACCTGCTCCGGCGACCTGAGCTACGGCAGCCGGGTCTGCCTGCCCGGTCCCTGTGACTCCTGCACCGGCTCCTCCTGGCAGGTGGACGACTGCCCAGAGAGCTGCTGCGAGCCCCCCTGCTGCGCCCCGGCCCCCTGCCTGAGCCTCCTCTGCGCCCCAGCGAGCTGTGAGCCCTGTCCCTGCCCATCTGCCTGCACCAGCTCCTGCACGGCCTTGTGCTGCCCGCAGTCTAgctgccagccctcctgctgcacctcctccccctgccagcaGGACTGCTGTGAGCCTGTGTGCTGCAGGCCTGTGTGCTGCAG GCCCGTGTGCTGTGAGCCCACCCCTTGCCCCTCGTCCTGCTGCAGACCCTCCTCCTGTGTGTCCCTGCTCTGCCGCCCCAGGTGCTCCCGCCCCACCTGCTGCGTCCCCGACTCAGCCTAG